The Bubalus bubalis isolate 160015118507 breed Murrah chromosome 2, NDDB_SH_1, whole genome shotgun sequence genome includes the window tgattggaaaaggaaataggagTTTTTCTATGAGTCAGAACCAATTCAGGATTAAACTGCAAGCTGGCTTCGAATGTTACCTCTAAGAGGTGTTCAAATTCCAATATATTCTAACATATCAACATATAATGTATTATATGCAATTTTGCAATTATTCAATCATGTGAGAATGAAAGAATCAATGAATTAGAAATGTTCTACAACATTCTTCACCAGCCCAACCTAAATCTTCTCTTTCTATTTATCTTTCACATTAATTTTGGGAGATTTTCAGAGGGTGTGATTAGTGAGtaagaagtaaaaggaaatgaGCTCTTTAGTTTCTGCTATCACTCCATCTGCAGGGTTatcacccgccaatgcagggatATGTCAGGAAGAGTAAATGGCCCTTTTTGATGCCATAATCTCCCATGATCTTCCCATCTTCCAGTTTCTTTCCATTGCAGTTCACAATCTGCTTCTTAGGGGGTATAGCGGTCTTCATCTTGATCATCTCCTTCACCTGGGTCACTAAGCTGGACCTTCGCACCTGGAGCTCATGCCTCTGCCCCCCATCACCAGGCTCCACCAAAACCAAGGGCAACTCCTCATCACTGGGCTTTACCACCTTCAGGGTGAGGTGGATGGTCGTCTCCTTGTCGATGCCATACGAT containing:
- the LOC102416563 gene encoding ubiquitin D, with the protein product MATVVDVTVHSEKWRPMTFPAHPGDRVNKIKEHVRSKTRVPVQDQVLQLGSKILKPQRTLSSYGIDKETTIHLTLKVVKPSDEELPLVLVEPGDGGQRHELQVRRSSLVTQVKEMIKMKTAIPPKKQIVNCNGKKLEDGKIMGDYGIKKGHLLFLTYPCIGG